The Desulfotignum phosphitoxidans DSM 13687 nucleotide sequence GTTGTTCTGACAATGATCATATCACTCACCTCTTAAAATAGTTTGGGTTGACAGCAGTCCGGCTGCAGACAAACAGTTTCTGAACAACCGCTTTGGATTTGCTGACAAGATACCGGGCAAAGACAACGCTTCTGTTATCTCTGGTCAATGCTGAATATGGCAATCATTGTGCCACACCGGTGATATGGAAAAAACTTTTTGTATGACATTGATTTTCAAGGACAAAAAAGAAAAGTCACTCATATTCAAAGGCGGGAAAAATGCGAAAAAAAGGGCGTATTTGCTCAATGGGTCATATATCGCCTTTTTGAGCGTAGGCGTATAAAATGTCAGGTGGAAAACCGACCATCGCCCGGTCAGGCGGAGAGGATACCGGCCCAGCAAAGCCATCTCACGCTGACCTGGACCCACAGGGCCGGATTTTTATAATGGATTAAACTTCAGGATTGTGCCAGGCTCTGGTAATAGGTTCGTTCATACCAGGCCCGGGTATTTTCATCAAACACAGCCTCATGCTCATGGATCAGTTTCATACAATCATCCGGCCAGGATCCGCACGCCATAACCACGGTATCTCCAAGACTGAATTTCCGGTTGCAGGCCTCACATCCTTTTTCATTATGGGTATTCAATATATCCAGATCCACCAGAAACGGGGTGTTAGTTTTTTGCTGCATGGGAACCTCCTTGTCTGGGTGGTCTGCTGACCGCTTTTTTTTCAGCCCACCGATAACAGGCATGCCGATCATCCCGGCTGTAGGTAGTGTCCTCGCATTCTCTGCGTTTTTGTTTGAGATTTTCTTTTTTCCCGGCGCGCCGCTGTTTTGTACGATTATTTAATGATTCTGCCATGGAACACCTCCCGGCAACAGGTTTTTTGATTTAAGACAGCACGCTGTGTATCACATGAACGGCATACTGTCTTGCTAATCAATAACATAAGAATGCCTGGGATGATTTCAACCGCAAAACAAGCGTTATGCCTGTGATTCCATTTTCAAAAGTTTTCTTAAAATACACGGCAGGATGCCATTGTTTTCAAAATATTCCACATCCACCACCGTATCCAGGCGGGCAGTGACTAAAAATTGGACCTGAATGCCATTGGTTTTCCGGGCCGTCACTTCCAGGGTCTTTCGTGGCGTCATGTTTGCGATCCCTTTGATTGAAAACGTTTCAGAGCCGTCCAGACCCAGACTTCTCCAGCTTTCACCGTTTTCGAAGACCAAAGGAAGCACCCCCATGCCCACCAGATTGCTGCGGTGAATTCTTTCGTAGGATTCGGCAATGATCGCTTTCACCCCCAAAAGGGCGGTTCCTTTGGCTGCCCAGTCCCGGGATGACCCCGTGCCGTATTCTTTCCCCCCCAATATCACCAGCGGCTTATTTTCTTTTTGATATGCCATGGCTGCATCATAGATGAATTTTTCCTGGCCCGATGGGAACTTCAAGGTAAAACTGCCTTCCCTGACGCCGGCCATCTGATTTTTTATCCGGATATTTCCGAATGTGCCGCGCATCATGACTTCATGGTTTCCTCGGCGCGCCCCATAGGAATTGAATTCTTCAGGTTTGACCTGATTGTGGATCAGATACTGACCCGCGGGATATTCTTCAGGGATGGCGCCGGCAGGCGAAATATGGTCCGTGGTGACTGAATCTCCCAGTAAAACAAGGGCATTTGCCTCTGAAATATCTTCGGGCTTGTCTGTTTCCTTCTTGAAATTTTCAAAATAAGGGGGATTTTTAATATACGTGGATGGGTCATTCCATGTGAATGTGGTGCTTTTTGTGACATCCAGATCCTGCCAGAATTGGTCACCGGCAAAAATTTTATCATATTCTTTCCTGAAAAATGCCTGTTTCACATGTTTTTGAACCAGCTTTCGGATCTGGTCATCCGACGGCCAGATATCTTCAAGGTACACGGGTTCATTGTTGGGATCAAATCCCACGGGTTCCGTGTTCACGTTGATATCGATTCTTCCGGCAATGGCAAACGCCACAACCAGCATGGGCGAAGCAAGATAGTTGCCTTTTACGCTCTGGTGAATTCTGGCTTCAAAGTTTCGGTTGCCCGACAATACCGATACGACGTTTAAGTCGTTATCGGCAATGGCCTTTTCAATCTCCGGATGAAGCGGACCGCTGTTGCCAATGCATGTGGTACACCCAAACCCGGCCACATGAAAGCCAAGTGCTTCCAGGTATGGCAACAGTCCGGCATCCTCAAGGTAATCAACCACCACCTTTGATCCCGGGGCCAGTGACGTTTTGACATAGGAAGGAATTTTAAGGCCTTTTTCAACGGCTGCCTTGGCAATAAGCCCGGCACCGAGCATGACCGAAGGGTTGGACGTATTGGTGCAGGAAGTGATGGCCGCGATTACGACACACCCGTCACCCAGCTTCAAAGGTCTTTCGTTGATTTCCAGATCGATCTGCCGCTTGCTGACAGGCACACATTTTGGCGCACGCCGGGTTTCACACCCGGATTCGTCGATAAATTTAGACAGATTTTCCGGTTCTGCATCCCGGTGGTATTCACATCCCAGTACCTGGGCAAAGCCGGATTTCAAGTCACCCAGGGGAATACGGTCCTGGGGCCGGGCAGGCCCTGCCAGGCAGGGTTCAACCCTGGATAAATCAATTTCCACCACTTTGGTATAAACCGGTTCGCTGTCTTGGGTGCAAAAAAGACCTAAGGCCCTGGCACACGCTTCCGCCACAGCTGCCTGTTCCGCGCGGTTGGTCAGTTCCAGATATTCAATGGTTTTTTCATCAATGGGGAAAAACCCAAGGGTGGCCCCATATTCCGGGGTCATGTTCGCGATGGTGGCCCGGTCCGTGACTGACAGGTGTTTCATCCCCGGACCAAAATACTCGACAAATTTTTCCACCACTTTTTCGTTTCTCAAAATTTCCGTAATGGTCAATACCAGATCGGTCGCTGTCACGCCTTTTTTCAAGTTCCCGATCAGCCTGACACCGATGACTTCAGGAACAGACATGTAATAAGGCTGCCCCAGCATCACGGCTTCCGCTTCTATGCCGCCAACCCCCCATCCCATCACCCCGATCCCGTTGATCATGGGGGTGTGAGAATCCGTGCCCACCAGTGTATCCGGGTAGGCCAGCAAATCTTGTGCCTCTGTATCCATGATAAAGACCCGTCCCAGATGCTCGAGGTTTACCTGATGGCATATGCCGGAGTTGGGCGGCACCACGTTAAAGTTTTTAAAACTTTTCTGGGCCCATTTTAAAAGCGAATACCGTTCCTGGTTTCTCTCATACTCTTTGGCCACATTTTTGGTGATGGCACTGCCGGTCCCGTAATAATCCACCTGCACGGAATGATCCACTACCAGTTCCACGGGTGCCAGCGGATTGATCCTGGCAGGATCACCGCCCAGGGCCTTGACCGCATCCCGCATGGCTGCCAGATCCACGACCGCCGGAACCCCTGTAAAATCCTGCATCAGCACGCGGGCCGGATGATAAGGTATTTCCACGGGGGTTTTGTATTGTTTTTTCCACGTTGCAATGTTTAAAAGGTCTTTTTCAGTGACAATCCGGCCATCCAGTTTTCGAAGCAGATTTTCCACAAGAATTTTAATGGAAAAAGGGAGTCTGCCGATATCCGGAACGCCCATTACGTCTTTTAACCGATTGATGTCATAAATCGTTATCTTTTTTTTGCCGACTTCAATGGTCTTTTGAAATTGATTTTTTTCCATGATACCACCCTGAATGATTGAAAAATTAAGTTAAATTTTATTTTTTTCTTCTATCACGGATGGCTTAAAAATGACAAGGTCATTCATGAAATCGCCCGGATCGGATCAAGACCCAACGGGTGAAAAATTCCAATTAACGGCAATCTGCCGCCACGATTCCACCCGGAAGATGTTCGGATACATCACCGGCCGGGCGTTCCATGGACGATCATACAGCAGGACGGGCACGGCCATGTGTTTGGCCAGAAACAGGGCCGTGTCCAGGGAATCTTCCACGGCCAGATCATACGGACGGGCCATCAGCTGGGTTTTAGAGATCACCCCGGGGTGATGTTCTTCGCACCGGTTGTATTTATCCACCATGATGAATTCGGAAAAGGGGATTTTCTGCCGGTCCAGCCAGGCCAGAGACGTTTCCCGGGCCAAAGGAGGCCGGCCCGTGACAATGTCCACCCGGTGGCCGGCATCGATCCAGCGGGCCATCGTCTCCCCGGCTCCGGGGACCGGGTCAAAGTTCATCAACATGTCGGGCTGGTGAATCCGGTCGAAAAAATGCCGGTATTCCTTTTCCGTCAGTTGAAATGACACCTTCAAATCAAAACAGTTCAGGTCCTCGAACCGGACCTGCCTGCCGAATTCCTGTTCAATGACGGCACTGTAAGTATCGGTTGTTCTGGAAATCACATCATCCAGATCCACGTATATTCGTTTCATAATTAAATCATATCATATTCCCGGGAAATGGGAAATCTTGCGGTGCGACATCCTTGCCTGAGATCCAAAAAATTTGCCTTGCCATCTGACCCACTTCCTGTTTCAATGACCGCCATGAAAATTATCCAGGCACAAACAGACCATGTGTATATTGAACAGTTCCTGGCCCTGCCCGGCCAGGCCTGGACCTTTCTGGGAACCAACCGGTCCGGTATCGACGATCTGTTTGATCTGGTGTCCGGCAGGCAGATCAAAGGCCGGGTGGCGGAACGGTCACTGCCGGATCAGCCCGGTGTGGTATCCTTCAAGGACCAGCAGGCTGTGTATGAGTCTGAGCTGAAAAAAGATGACACCGATTTCATGGACCGGCTGGATCCCGGCACATCTGCCAGGGATTTTCTGGAAGATATCGAGCATCATGCGGAGCTGATCCAGGCCCTGGGCATGACAGACAGCCTGGACAAAGGCTATCGTCAGCTGTCCACGGGTCAGACCCGGAAACTGCTGCTGCTGGCCCCCATCACCAGGGGAACGACCTGTCTGGTGATCCAGGCCCCGTTTGACGGCCTGGATCCGGACAGCTGCAAAGAGCTGGACAGGGCCATGTGTCACTTGTTTTCCAAGGGGATTCAGATCCTGATGTTTGTTTACAACCCGGCAGACATTCCGTCATGGACCACCCATATAGGCGTTGTGGCCAATGGCGGCCTTGTGTTTCAGGGTCCTGCGGATCAGGTGCCGGCTTCCTGCCTGGCCCGGACCTCCCGGCCGGATTTTCAGGCCACGGTTCAGGATTTTTTCCCGGCAGACGAGACACGTTCTGAAGCGCATGAAAAAAAGAAACTGGTCCGGCTCCACCGCTGCACGGCCGGTTATGGGGGAAGGGCCGTGTTCACGGATCTGAGCCTGGCCGTGGACCAGGGGGACCACACCCTGATCACCGGCCCCAACGGCACGGGCAAATCCACCCTGCTCCAGGTGATCACCGGGGACCATCCGGCCTGCTACACCTGTGATCTGACCTTGTTTAACATCCGGAGGGGCACGGGAGAATCCATCTGGGACATCAAACAGCACATGGGCATTGTCAGCCCGGACCTGCACCGCAACTTCCGGGTGCCGGGCAGTGCGCTGGCCTGTATTCTTTCCGGGCTGTTCGATTCCATCGGCCTGTACAATCCCGTGACCGACAGTCAGAAAAACCGGGCCATGACCTGGCTGTCCCGGCTGAACATGGCATCGATGGCTTCAATGCCTTTCCGGGATCTGACCTTTGCGGACCAGCGCCTGGCGCTCATCGCCCGGGCCCTGATCAAAGGGCCGAAGCTGCTGATTTTAGACGAACCCACCCAGGGGCTGGATACGCCCAACCGAAATGCGGTGCTGGATTTTCTGACCCTTGTGGCCAAAGACCATTTGAGTACCATTCTTTACGTGAGTCACCGGGAAGACGAGTGCCGGGATTTCTTTGTGCAGCATGTCACAATGGTGCCGCCGGGCCGGTGACCTGTCCCCGGTTTCAGGAAGTCTTTTTTTTTACTGCATATCCACCATAATTTTGTTCCGGCCGGCATTCTTGGCCTCATACATGGCGTTGTCGGCCCGGGTGAGAAGCACATCCCGGTCCATATCCGGTGCCGGAATGCAGGAGGTGACCCCCTGGCTGATGGTGGTCTGAATTTTTTCTTTGTTGTATTCCAGCACGGCGGCTTCAATTTTTTTACCTAAGCGCTGGGCCAGTTCACGGGTATGTTCAGCATCCCTGTCCGGCAGAAGCACCACAAACTCCTCGCCGCCATACCGGGCCACCAAATCGGTTTCCCGCTGAAACACCTGCTGTATCAGCCGGCTGATGAGTTTGAGATATTCATCCCCTGCCGGATGCCCGTAAGTGTCATTGACCTTTTTAAAATGATCGATATCGCATATCAACAGAGTCAACGGACTTTTTCTCCGGCTGCACAGCCCCCATTCCCGTTCAAACAGCTCATCAAAATGCCGGCGGTTGTATAATCCCGTCAACACATCCGTCCGGCTGGTGATTTCCAATTCCCGGGTTTTTTCCTCCAGCAGATATTCATTTTCCAGCGCATTCCAGTATTCATGGTTGCCCCGCAGGGAGATCAGCACCAGGTAGACGGAATACAGGATCATGGCAATGCCCAGAGAGGGGGCATCCCGGCCAATGAACACGGCTGCAATGGCAGGCACCAGCATCAGAAAATTATAGGCGACGGCCAGATACAAAACGGGCATAAAAGAGATCACACCCCCGGCACAGAACCCCACCGTGCAGATGATCATCAGCAGATGGATGGTCCGTTCGTCACTGTACAGCAAAAAAATTGCAGACCCCACCCCCCATGCCAGGGCGGTCAACAAAATACTGACAACAAAGACGGCTTTGTGCCATGTGTCGTGACGCCGGGTGTCCGGCGCTTTTTTTGAAATATGGACATGGATCAGACGAAACAGGCAGATAAGAGTAAAAATGCTTAAGAATACCAGGCTGGCCGTTAAATGTCGCAGAATATAACCGTCCGTGAAAAACAGGACGGGCGGCACCAGCATGTAAAAAAACACCCCGGCCGTGGACCTTTTTTGCAGGTCATTGACCACTCTTCTGCTCAGCCGCTGTCGTTGAAACGCCATTTTCATCAACTCTTCCGAAGGTGTGTTTGCCCGGCTTTTCTCAGGTCTGTCCAGACTGTCCGCTGCCTTATATACCAGTGCACAATAGAAAATCAAATATTTTTTTATTTTCCACACAATAATACTTTTCAATTTGAAAAAAATCCTGTAAAAGGGTGTGTTTCATTGGAGAAGCACAGACCCTATTCAAACGTATGGTCTGTCGGCAATAACCCAAACTTGAAGGTTTTATGCACTTAAAATTTAAAATCACATGGTTATTCGAAGAGTCGTATATTCAAAGAACAAGCTGGGATATGCCGCTTGTTCCGCAGTCACGGGAATTGCAGCTGATGCCGGGGGGGTAGGACGTATATTGTCTTTTGCACAAACGCTTTTTTTCTTTAACTCACACGTCTCTATTCCTGCTTTTCCATCATCCGCATATTTCCGGCAACCCTGTTTTAAAAAAACCAATGGCCTGATTTGGGGTTGACGAATTTTATTTCAATCTTCCAGATCAGAACACTGAACAAAAAATTCATTTAAAATCAATTGCGGGCATGTTTCTGCATCATGCAGCCTGCCCCGGATGCGTATTAACATTTTTGGAGACAACACCCATGCTGAACAAAAACCTTAAAATGACCGGTGATGTCCAGGACAATAATTTTTTTGCCCTGGGACGGCAGGTGACCATTGAATACTATGAATGCGGCGCCACGGCCTTTCTGGATGCGGTCCGTGTTGAAGACGCCCTGCTGAAAGCGGCAAAGGACAGCAATGCCACCATCATCAGTTCCTCGTTCCATCAATTTGAGCCCCAGGGCGTCAGCGGTGTGGTGGTGATCGCGGAATCCCATTTCACCATCCACGCCTGGCCGGAGCATGACTATGCGGCCGTGGACATTTTCACCTGTGGTGACAATATCAACCTGGAAGCCGCCATTACCTCCATGAAAGAATCGTTTGAATCAAAAAATGTGCTGATCTCTTCGGATCAGAACCGGGGAATTATCTCCAAGCCTTTTGCGAAACAGCATATTGGACAGACCCTGAAACATTCAAACACCCACCCCATTTCCTGGAAAAAGGATTATGAGCAGAAAAACCCCTGGGGGGTTCTGTCTTCCATCGATATCTATGACAGTGATCCGGACATCATCCGGGATGCCGACAAAATCAAACAGTTTGTGCATGAACTGTGTGACAAAATCGAGATGAAACGGTTCGGCGAGTGCCAGGTGGTCCATTTTGGCGAAGATGAGCGGGTGGAAGGGTTCAGCATGACCCAGCTGATTGAAACCTCCCTGATTTCCGGCCATTTTGCCAATGCCGACAATACCGTTTACCTGGATGTGTTCAGCTGCAAATTTTACGACCCCCGGGAGGTGGCGGAGTTTGCCATGTCGTTTTTCAAAGGCGGTCATTACAAAATGCAGCTGGCGTTACGTCAGTAATTCAGATCGCCCGCCGATCCGGAAACCGAACCCTTTGCACCGGTTTCCGGGCAAGCGCGGGCAGACTTGACACATGTGTGCAACAAGGAGTTGAAAAATGAAACACACCCGACATGTCAAAGACGGCTGGTTTTATGAAACCTGCCCCATGTGGCCCGGCATGGCCCTGTCCCTTGAAATCAAAAATATTCTGTATGATGAAAAAAGCTTGTTCCAGCATATCCAGGTGTTTGAGACCCAGAATCATGGAAAAATGCTGGCCCTGGACGGCATCATTCAATTGACCCAGTTCGACGAATTCAGTTACCAGGAGATGCTGGCGCACGTTCCGTTGTTTGCCCATCCCAATCCTGAAACCATCCTGGTGATCGGCGGAGGAGACGGCGGCATTTTGCGGGAAGCGGGCCGCCATACCTGTGTCACAACCATGGATTTCTGTGAAATCGATGACATGGTGATCCAGGTGTCCAAACAGTTTTTACCGGATCTGGCCTGTGGATTTGACGATCCCCGGGTGAACGTTTTCATCGGAGACGGGGCCGCGTTTGTCAGGGAAAAAACCGGTGTGTATGACGTGATCATTGTGGATTCGTCCGATCCCATCGGCCCCGGAGAGGTGCTGTTCAAACAACCGTTTTACGAATGCCTGAAAAATGCCCTCAAACCCGGGGGGATTATCGCCACCCAGGGGGAATCCATTTTTCTTCACAAGGACTGTGTCATCAACCTGGCGAAAATCACCCGGGATTTGTTTGATCGTCAGGCCTATGCCAGCTTTATGGTGCCCACCTACCCCGGCGGAAACATCGGTATCTGCCTGGGATCACTGGGACCGGACCTGACCCGGCCGGCAAGAAAAATCGATCCCGGGATTCAGGAACAATTGAAATACTATTCCCCGGAAATTCACAAAGCCGCTTTTGTGCTGCCTTATTTTGCCCGAAAAATGCTTGAGCACCTATGATCCGGGTATTGGAGAACCCTTCAGGTAATTTTTTGCCAGTTATTGATGATCAGGAAACGGATGCAAGCGTTGAAAAAATCAGGCAGAAACGATTTGATCTTAACACGTTAAAATGATACAAGTTTTATTTATGAATACCCTAGCAGGCAGCGCCCTTCCCAAGGACACACACGACAACCGGACACAAAACGCCATGATCCCGTTCAACCGTTTCGGCAGGCTTTTGATGGTAGACCTGACCCGGCGGATATGCCGGCGGGATGACTGCCCGGATGACGCGCTGCCGTTTCTGGGGGGCAGAGGATTCAATGCCTGGTATTTGTATCGCCACCTGAAACCCGGTATCGATCCTTTAGGGCCGGAGAACCGGCTGCTGTTTTCCGCAGGCCTGCTCACCGGTTCCGCAGCCCCGTGCAGCGCCCGGCTCCATGTGAATGCATTATCCCCGCTGACCGGGATTCTGGGCAGTGCCAACATCGGCGGATATGTCGGTGCCTGGCTGCGGTCCTGCAACCTGGCATCCATTGTCATCCGGGGTGCATCCCCTGAGCCGGTCTATCTGTATGTGGATGAAACCTCCGCCAGACTGATGCCGGCCGAAGATCTGTGGGGACTGGATGTGTTTGCCGTCCAGGACCGGCTCCGGCAAATCCATGCACCTGAAAAAGTCCGAATCCTGACCATCGGGCCGGGAGGTGAAAATCAGGTCCGGTTTGCCGCCATCATGACGGAAAAAGACCATGCCGCCGGCCGCACGGGTTTGGGCGCAGTCATGGGGGCCAAGCATCTGAAAGCGGTTGTGATTGCCAAAGGGTCCCACAAACATTTGCCGGCCGACACCCCCCCCAAAAAACAGGCCGTGAAAACATATGTCAATCTGGTGAAAACCGCCCCGGAATTTTCATTCTTCTCCAAATATGGCGGGGCCGGTTATCTGTCATGGGTCAATGAGTTCGGTATCATGGGTGCCAAAAATTACACAGAAATCGGTGTGTCTGACATCTCATCCATTGACGGACGCAACCTGGCAAAACAGATCGTCCGGTCGTCCGGGTGCGCCAAGTGTCCGGTCCAGTGCAAGGCCGATCTGGTGATGGATCCGGCAAAACCGGAAGAGGTGTCCACCCGGCCGGAATTTGAACCGGTCATCAATTTCGGTCCCAAATGCGGACTGTCGGACATGGCGGCCATTATCCGGCTGGACAACCTGTGCAACCGGCTGGGCGTGGACACCACATCCACGGCATCGGTGATTGCATTTGCCATGGACCTGAACGAGAAAGGGTTGATGCCGGATGCGCTCAAACAGGACCTGGATCTGTCCTGGGGCCATACCCAAACCATGGAAATCCTGATTCACCGGATTGTCGACGGCACCACCCCGCTGGGCCGGATCCTGTCCAAAGGGGTCCGGCAGGCCGCAAAACAGATCGGGGATGGCGCGCCCGCACGGGCCGCCCATGTCAAAGGCCTGGAACTGACCGCATACCATCCTAACGCCATTATGGGAACGGCCTTAGGATATGCCGTGTCCAGCCGGGGCGGGGATTACAACAATGTGTATGCCTCCCTGGAATACAGCTGGTCCAAGGAACAGGCCATCAAGGAGTTCGGAACCGCCCTGGCCGTGGATATCCATGCCACTGAGGCCAAAGGCCGGCTGATCCGCAAAGCCGTGGTCACCAATATTCTGGTGGATACGATAGGGCTTTGCAAAGTCCCGGTCCTCTCTTTGCTGAAATCGTTCAACCTGGAACCGGAAATCGCTCTGGTCAATGCCCTGGCAGATACCCATGTCTCATTGAAACAATTGACGGATACGGGCCTGGCAATCGCGGCCATGGAAAGGCGTTTCAATCTGCGCCACGCCCAAACCCCCGTTTCAGATAATCTCCCGGACATGTTTTTTTCACGAAACGACAACCCTTCCGGGCTGACCAGAACATCGTTCACGGCCATGCTGGCTGAATTTTATCAGGCCATGGGGTGGGACGAAAACGGGGTGCCGCCGGCCCCGGATGCCATGAAAAAAACAGAACCCATGAAAGCAACAGAACCAATGATGTAAACATACTTTTGAAAGGAACGCGCGTGATTCAATCCTCCACTACCAGAAGCCGGGCCGTGAGCATGCGGATTCTGACCGACGATCAGATCTGGGAAATCAAGCAGGCGGCATTTGATATTATTGAAAAAGTCGGATTCAAATGCCGGCACGGCCAAGTCAAAAAAATGATGACCCAGGCCGGGGCATGGGTCAGAGACGATACCATCAAAATCCCCAAATACATCGTCCAGGGATGTGTGGCCACGGCCCCCAAAGGATGGACCATTTATGACCGGAACGGCCGAAGGGCCCTGGAAGTGGAAGGGGAAAAAAGCCACTACGGCACCTCCACGGCCAGCCCCAACCACCGGGATCCCTTTACCGGAGAGATCCGGCCCACCAGCATCAATGACATTGCCCTGGGGGCCAAAGTCGCGGATGCCCTGCCCCATATCGACTTTGTCATGCCCATGGGATCTTCCCAGGATGTGCCGGGCGCGGCCGCGGAAGTCCACGAAATTCCGGCCCTGTTTGCCAACACCGTCAAACCGGCGGCGTTTATCGGGTACTCACCGCTGGGATGCGAATATGTGTATGAAATGGCGGCCGTGATTGCCGGGGGGCAGGACAGGCTGCGGGAAAAACCGTTTCTGATCCTGTATCCTGAAGCCATTGCCCCGCTGTTTTTTCCCGATGACGTGGTGGACCGGATCCTCATTGCAGCCGACCGGTTCATGCCCCAGCTGCCCGGTTCCACCGTGTCCGCCGGTGCCACGGGCCCGGTCACTCTGGCCGGCATGCTGGTGCAGATCACGGCCGAGGCCCTGGTCCACATCACCATTGCCCAGCTGCGAAAACCCGGGTGCCCCGTGGCCATGAGCGGCAATGTGGGAATCCTGGACATGAAAACTGCGCTCATGACCATGGGGGCCCCGGAAAACAGCTTAGGGATTGCAGCCCAGGCGGAAATCGCCAAATCATTTGATCTGCCCACCTGGGGCCTGGCCGGTGCCACGGATTCCAAATGCCTGGATGCCCAGGCAGGGCTGGAAGGCGCGTTTTCCATCCTGGCCCAGGGACTGTCCGGTCTGAACCTGATCCATGACGTGGGATACATGGCCTCGGGCATGGCCTGCTCTTTGGAACAGCTGGTCATGGGCAACGAGATTGCAGGCATGACCAAGCGGTTTGTGGAAGGCATCACCGTCACTAAAGACACCCTGGCCCGACAGATCATCGAAGATGTCGGCCCGGGCGGGCATTTCATCACCCAGAAACATACACTGGCCCATTT carries:
- the acnA gene encoding aconitate hydratase AcnA; translated protein: MEKNQFQKTIEVGKKKITIYDINRLKDVMGVPDIGRLPFSIKILVENLLRKLDGRIVTEKDLLNIATWKKQYKTPVEIPYHPARVLMQDFTGVPAVVDLAAMRDAVKALGGDPARINPLAPVELVVDHSVQVDYYGTGSAITKNVAKEYERNQERYSLLKWAQKSFKNFNVVPPNSGICHQVNLEHLGRVFIMDTEAQDLLAYPDTLVGTDSHTPMINGIGVMGWGVGGIEAEAVMLGQPYYMSVPEVIGVRLIGNLKKGVTATDLVLTITEILRNEKVVEKFVEYFGPGMKHLSVTDRATIANMTPEYGATLGFFPIDEKTIEYLELTNRAEQAAVAEACARALGLFCTQDSEPVYTKVVEIDLSRVEPCLAGPARPQDRIPLGDLKSGFAQVLGCEYHRDAEPENLSKFIDESGCETRRAPKCVPVSKRQIDLEINERPLKLGDGCVVIAAITSCTNTSNPSVMLGAGLIAKAAVEKGLKIPSYVKTSLAPGSKVVVDYLEDAGLLPYLEALGFHVAGFGCTTCIGNSGPLHPEIEKAIADNDLNVVSVLSGNRNFEARIHQSVKGNYLASPMLVVAFAIAGRIDINVNTEPVGFDPNNEPVYLEDIWPSDDQIRKLVQKHVKQAFFRKEYDKIFAGDQFWQDLDVTKSTTFTWNDPSTYIKNPPYFENFKKETDKPEDISEANALVLLGDSVTTDHISPAGAIPEEYPAGQYLIHNQVKPEEFNSYGARRGNHEVMMRGTFGNIRIKNQMAGVREGSFTLKFPSGQEKFIYDAAMAYQKENKPLVILGGKEYGTGSSRDWAAKGTALLGVKAIIAESYERIHRSNLVGMGVLPLVFENGESWRSLGLDGSETFSIKGIANMTPRKTLEVTARKTNGIQVQFLVTARLDTVVDVEYFENNGILPCILRKLLKMESQA
- a CDS encoding 5' nucleotidase, NT5C type, producing the protein MKRIYVDLDDVISRTTDTYSAVIEQEFGRQVRFEDLNCFDLKVSFQLTEKEYRHFFDRIHQPDMLMNFDPVPGAGETMARWIDAGHRVDIVTGRPPLARETSLAWLDRQKIPFSEFIMVDKYNRCEEHHPGVISKTQLMARPYDLAVEDSLDTALFLAKHMAVPVLLYDRPWNARPVMYPNIFRVESWRQIAVNWNFSPVGS
- a CDS encoding ATP-binding cassette domain-containing protein, encoding MKIIQAQTDHVYIEQFLALPGQAWTFLGTNRSGIDDLFDLVSGRQIKGRVAERSLPDQPGVVSFKDQQAVYESELKKDDTDFMDRLDPGTSARDFLEDIEHHAELIQALGMTDSLDKGYRQLSTGQTRKLLLLAPITRGTTCLVIQAPFDGLDPDSCKELDRAMCHLFSKGIQILMFVYNPADIPSWTTHIGVVANGGLVFQGPADQVPASCLARTSRPDFQATVQDFFPADETRSEAHEKKKLVRLHRCTAGYGGRAVFTDLSLAVDQGDHTLITGPNGTGKSTLLQVITGDHPACYTCDLTLFNIRRGTGESIWDIKQHMGIVSPDLHRNFRVPGSALACILSGLFDSIGLYNPVTDSQKNRAMTWLSRLNMASMASMPFRDLTFADQRLALIARALIKGPKLLILDEPTQGLDTPNRNAVLDFLTLVAKDHLSTILYVSHREDECRDFFVQHVTMVPPGR
- a CDS encoding GGDEF domain-containing protein, producing the protein MKMAFQRQRLSRRVVNDLQKRSTAGVFFYMLVPPVLFFTDGYILRHLTASLVFLSIFTLICLFRLIHVHISKKAPDTRRHDTWHKAVFVVSILLTALAWGVGSAIFLLYSDERTIHLLMIICTVGFCAGGVISFMPVLYLAVAYNFLMLVPAIAAVFIGRDAPSLGIAMILYSVYLVLISLRGNHEYWNALENEYLLEEKTRELEITSRTDVLTGLYNRRHFDELFEREWGLCSRRKSPLTLLICDIDHFKKVNDTYGHPAGDEYLKLISRLIQQVFQRETDLVARYGGEEFVVLLPDRDAEHTRELAQRLGKKIEAAVLEYNKEKIQTTISQGVTSCIPAPDMDRDVLLTRADNAMYEAKNAGRNKIMVDMQ
- the speD gene encoding adenosylmethionine decarboxylase, translated to MLNKNLKMTGDVQDNNFFALGRQVTIEYYECGATAFLDAVRVEDALLKAAKDSNATIISSSFHQFEPQGVSGVVVIAESHFTIHAWPEHDYAAVDIFTCGDNINLEAAITSMKESFESKNVLISSDQNRGIISKPFAKQHIGQTLKHSNTHPISWKKDYEQKNPWGVLSSIDIYDSDPDIIRDADKIKQFVHELCDKIEMKRFGECQVVHFGEDERVEGFSMTQLIETSLISGHFANADNTVYLDVFSCKFYDPREVAEFAMSFFKGGHYKMQLALRQ
- the speE gene encoding spermidine synthase, with protein sequence MKHTRHVKDGWFYETCPMWPGMALSLEIKNILYDEKSLFQHIQVFETQNHGKMLALDGIIQLTQFDEFSYQEMLAHVPLFAHPNPETILVIGGGDGGILREAGRHTCVTTMDFCEIDDMVIQVSKQFLPDLACGFDDPRVNVFIGDGAAFVREKTGVYDVIIVDSSDPIGPGEVLFKQPFYECLKNALKPGGIIATQGESIFLHKDCVINLAKITRDLFDRQAYASFMVPTYPGGNIGICLGSLGPDLTRPARKIDPGIQEQLKYYSPEIHKAAFVLPYFARKMLEHL